ttggaagaatctagaaggggtttaggaggcaagtgggagatgtaggaaaatgcaagtagatgagggaaaatgattttaattaaaataaaattactttatttcaactaaaatagatgcaacttgcataaatacaagtggggggatttaataaataaattagatttatttatttgcaaggatcaatctaattaaatgtaaatttaattaaaaagggagaaaggggaattaattaaataaagtgatttatttaattaaaagctcgAAAATGTTTatgtggatttaattaaataaattgagtaatttatttaatcaaatagatgaaaacaaAGAAactaattaaataagatttaattaataggaggaatggggttaaaataaatattaaatgtttattttaggaaggtggtcagatttatatgtctacacaaatattttaaaataccATCAAGTCTCCAATTTTTTTGGATGGCTCAAAGAGGAAATCAAGACACACCTAGCGAAGTTGATAAAAGAAGTTTGTAGATTTTACAAATCAAGTTTGTGAGTACATGACAAGTTCATAGTTGAAGGACAAGTTAGCAATTGTAGGTTTGACTTTGATATGCATATTTGTCCCTACATGGTCAcaccaaaatattttaattttaaaacaattattaaTCCATCATCTATGTTTCTTATTTCAAGACATACTAGATTAAGATCTTCATtgacattcattcattaattacaAAGTTATATACATTTATTTCTATTTACATTCCCTTATTAATCCATCATCAATTGTTTCTTATTCTAGAATACCAGATTGAGATCTTAATTAACACTCATTCATTAATTATAGAGTTAcatatatttatttctattttcatTTTCCACATTCAATTattataaataatcaaaatataagTTTTAACTTTCATAATCAACGAATCAAATTATCACCAATCGGTCCCAACTTATTATCTAAAATTACATTTTCGACATTCAATTATtataaatgatcaaaatataagcTTTTCAACTAATCATATTATCACCAATCAAATCTCAACTTATTATTATCTAAATTACATTTTCCATATTCAGTTATtataaatgatcaaaatataagcTTTAACTTTCGTGATCAACTACTTACATTATCACCAACAAATCTCAACTtattatctaaattaattaatgaacctaaaatattttttgtaattgaTGGTTTATTCCATCACAATTTCAATATTTCTTAGTGTGTAATCTAAAGCTCCTTGCATGCAAGTGTTTAAGACCCAAATGTCATTATTCATTATTCTATACACCAAATTTATACCttatttcaagatatatcaaatttaGATCTTAATTAACACTCATTCATTAATTATAGAGTtacatttatttatttctatttacgTTTTCTACATTCAATTATTACAAATAATCAAAATATAAGCTTTAACTTTAATCAACTAATCACATTATCACCAATCGATCTTAACTTATAATCTAAAATTACATTTTAGACATTCAAAAATTTATAAATGATCCAAATATAAGCTTTTCAACTAATCATTATCACCAATCGATTCCAACTTATTATCTAAATTACATTTTCCATATTCAATattataaataatcaaataataagCTTTAACTTTCATAATCACATTATAGCAATTGATCCCAACTTATcatctaaattaaattaattcaccTTAAATATTCATGTACTTGGTGGTTTATTCAATCACAATTTCAATATTCTTAGTGTAATCTAAAGCCCACTAAAGCCCCTTGCAGGCAGCAACTGTCTAGACAGGGACCCAAATGTCTCTATTCTGTACACCAAATTTGTGTCCCTTACTCAGACTCCACAAATTCTACATTTGAATTGTAAAACTTCTCGCATAATAACCAGGAATCTGGGTCAGAAACTAATTCATGGTTTAAGACTCCTAAATTAGGTACGCGTTACGAGGGTTTGTTCTATGGACATGCAAAACAAATACATATTTCTATACCCATTACACACGTGGATGCTAATGTATGAGCTTATCATGAAGACCTCAAATTCTTATTTGTCTGCCCATTAAGGCAAAATTAACGCTCCAGCAACTACAGTCGTTGCAGAGATCCAACACGATACACACACATCATGTGATAATAAGTCTAACCATGAAAGTAGGACAAAGTTAAGGAAAACAGTGCAGGAGTTTGGAGGTGGGATCCctggtttttattgtgttacagATTTCCCTGTTTCCCAGGACCCAATGGTTTTGCTAAAAGGGTGTAATCACAGAGAATAAATGCAGATGTTAGGACGGAGAAAGTTGTTGCAGATCACAACTTCTTCATGTCGACTCCTTTCTTCTGAGGTTTTGGAGTACCCATTAAGCCTTTTTTTTCGTTCCATCGGGCTTGCCTTTTTCTCTACTTAATAATGCGGGCAATCTTTGAGTAGATTGAGTGAAGTGGTCAACTGGTTTGTCTATTTTTGGATTATTATATTCGAgcattatttttttatgatttccaTTGTTCGTTTGTGCAACAATTGGCCTGACCTCCTGGGCCCTTTTGGGTACTTTTTTAAATCAACTTTTGAATACATCTAACtgttttttgtatttaaataaggTGTAGAAGTTCTGTTGGTCTGGCTCAGAGTGGGAGCTATGCtggtttattttatttaagttttgGTCTGTGGGTCACGCTCAGAGTCTCCAATGCGCACTTTATGAATAACGAATTCCACTTAGCAGAGATCTGTGGAAGTCAAATCGTAAGTGCCCTGTGTTTTGTTTTCCATAGTTTTGCTAGATTTAGAGTTTAATGGGAGTCGGATCCCTAGGTAGAGATCGGTTTCTTCCACAGGTTGTCGCAATTGAAAGCTTGCTGGTATCAGAGGATCAATTTTAAACCTTGATAGTTTGGCACGTTTGAGAAAGCCAAGGAACATTTGGAGAGCGGGAGTTTCGATCAGAGAGTGGTGAAAATCTGAGGGTACTTGGGAGCCAGAAAAGTGGAGTTGCACTTTGAAGCTATTTTCAATGAAGAAAGGAAAATTGGAAGTTAATGGGGGAGGCCGGTTGAGATTCATACATATTCTACTGGGGTTTGCTGGTATGTATATGCTGTTTCTGTCATTGGAATTTACCGAGCTATTTAGACCCAGTTCCTTTATCAGTCGAAATGAGGGTACAAAGAGTCTTGATGACTTAATCAGAGAGGGTTTTGGAGATTGGGAGAATGAATTGGGGGAGCATGAAAAGGTTTTATTCAAGTCAGCCTACAAGGACACGTTTCATAAGAGCGTTGATGACAGCCAAAATGCTCCACAAAGACCTCAGAAGGAGTCATTCAGGGTATTGCAAGCTACGGGACTGGAGAGTAAGAATGTCATCAAGGCTGAATATGGTCGAATATCTGGTGCCATTCTTGACCATATGAATAAAACAAAGGGCATGTCTGAACTACAACGAATGGCAAATGACGCTTGGGTCATTGGATTGAAGGCATGGAAAGAAGCAGAGGCAACTgttttgcaaggaaatcaaagcatTGGGGACAAGGGAGGTGAATTAGTAGAAATTTGTCCCCAATCAATATCATTATCTGGCGACGAAGTTGAAAAGTCTTTACGCCTCATGTTTCTTCCCTGTGGATTGACATTGGGTTCTTCCATAACATTGATAGGAAAACCTCGCCCTGCTCATAATGAGAACTCATTATCTACACTTGTCTCTCAGTTCATGCTTGAACTGCAAGGTCTCAAGACAGTTGATGGTGAGGAACCGCCCAGAATTCTGCACTTCAATCCCAGGCTGAAAGGTGACTGGAGTGGTAGGCCTGTTATAGAACAGAATACATGCTACAGGATGCAATGGGGAACAGCTCAAAGGTGTGAGGGCTGGCGATCAAGGGAGGAAGAAGATGCTGGTAAGCATCCTTTGTTCATTAGTAAATTGTGATTTGAGGTACTACACGAGATATAAAGCTAATTTTGTAGCAATCTTGAAGGTCAAGGGGCTTTTATCATTTTAGAGAAAGAATTAGTGTATGAAAAATGttttcttgaatctttatatgcacaGTTTCTTTCAAATTGGATTAAATGATCTTTCAAATGTCAAAAGTTACTATCTTTTCTTTTCCGGTTAATCTGTATTTTATCTCCAGCAAACCCTTAACAATAAAAGTCAAGAGTATGACTGTATTTATTTCCGTTAGAAATAAACTTAGATAATCAGCAGCCATAGGGAGGAGGGCAAATATATTGTATGCACAAAAATATCAAGGAAGTTTCAGCAAAAATGACAATCACAAGAAACTTTATTGATCTTTCAAAATGGTATGCATCATGATTAGCAAATTCACAATGGTAACCAACATAAGGATTTGGATCTGGCCTGTGTGATTATTTATAACTACACTGAACACAAAGTCACTACTTAGTTATTTCCCAAGATATATATTGCTCCTCTGATTTGGATGCATCTCTATTGAATTGTTTGGAGACTCTTTACTTGTACATAAAGTAGCTGAAGGACTGCCATTTTCTGTTTTTTGACAGTTGATGGATTTGTCAAATGTGAAAAGTGGATACGAGATGATGATGAAGGTCCAAAAGAATCAAAGACTACATGGTGGTTGAATCGGTTTATTGGTCGTGAAATGAAGCCGGCAATGGATTGGCCATTCCCTTTTGTAGAAAACCGCCTGTTTGTACTTACATTAAGAGCAGGGTTGGAAGGTTATCATATGAATGTGGATGGTAGGCATGTCACCTCATTCCCATATCGAACTGTGAGTTGCTGTAACTTTTCCATTTTTTCTTGTTATAAATGTATTTAAGCAATTAAAAGATCATTTCTCTGGAGGTTTAACTTTAAGTCACCTGGCATCTTCTAAACGTTGATTCACTATTATTTCCTACATATCTGAACTGGACAAACAATATTTTTAACAGAGGATTGAGCCCCTATCATAGTGTATCACGAATCTAGTTTTTAAGTCTAGGAATTGTCACCCTCATATTAAAAGAAAGGAGTGACAACATAAAAGTGAACAGTATAGATTCATTATATGTCAACTTGAGGCTTACTACTCTGCTAGGATATATCTTGTTTACAATCCTTGCTCATTGTATTTTATGGCATTTTCTGAAGCATTTgtcttcaaacattgattttgtgTTTGGGACAGGGATTTGTTCTCGAAGATGCAACTGGCTTGTCAATAAATGGTGATATAGATATTCATTCTGTCTTTGCTACGTCCTTACCTACATCTCATCAAAGCTTATCAAATCAAAGAGACTCGAATATGTCAAAGCTATTGAAAGCCCCTCCTTTCCCCAAAGGTCCTGTAGATCTTTTCATTGGAATACTTTCTGCAAGCAATCACTTTACAGAGCGCACGGCTGTGAGGAAAACATGGATGCAGTCAGAGCTGATCAGATCATCAAAAGCGGTAGCTCGCTTttttgttgcagtggtaaatgcaaTAATCATTGCCTCGGTTTTTATATTTTTGTTCCAAATTACATTTTAATCTCGACAATGGTAGCTGTGAAAATGTAAAGTTGTCTCTTTGGTAGTTCATTTGATGTATTGAATTTTGACTTTGATACGTAAGGCCATTTTAAATGCCAGGAAGAGATGCCTGCTAGGTGCAATAAATATTGCTTTGGTCAcaataattttcttcaaatttctatTTTGAACTTGGTACTAGCAGGCTCTGAAATTAGCAAATTCTATTTATTGTGTTGAATGTCAACCTTGACGTATAAGGCCTTTCTAAGACTTAGAAGAGAtgtctaggggaagagcaccagtagtggaTATGGTTCCAATAGTGGATAGCTTTTTGTCAACCCAATTcccaattactaattttaaaggagccagaaaaataataatgaaaagctcattaataaatttcacatgtaccaatagccgatcattttttagcttttttgaccttttttgatccataattggcccatttgtgcaccactactgggacatttgtgcacaactactggAGCATTTGTCCACAAGTAGTGGCAATTCTGAGTTGACAGTTATTGGAACATCTTTGAGTAGGTATCGGGTGACAacttgaaatgtgtactttttgacccttgtgcatATAACTGATCCCACagcatgcatcgttactacccagaagccagaaccttagttataagcagttaagtcacatacgaagacaacaaaaaaaaacgTCGAAATCCGATGTATGGTTTAAGAGTTCTAGGTGTGCAAAGTTAGCTATATCCACTATTGGTGCTCTTTCCCTAATTCAACTACCTGAAGTCTTGTACTGCTTGTCAGCATAACTTGTATTGTTATTAGTCTCTTGCTTTTGAATGCAATTTGAGATATCTATCGTCAAATAGCTCACAGGTGACAAATATGCTGACAATAACCTTAGTGACACATCCGTGTAAATGCTTTTAATACACAGTTGTGATATAGACCCTTTCAGTAAAATAAATGTACTTGATTCATATAAGTAGACTTTGGTGGACAAGTGGCAGCAAACTTGTTCTTCACTTCTCTGTGGATATGCTTTGGATTTActgaatttatcattttagatggAGTCCGAAAACTATTGGATGAGTTTTGATTCACATTATGGGGAAAGATGTATGCCAAGTTTAAGAGATCCACTGCTTTCCATCTGTAAACGAATAACCAAACTGAAGTAGTGAATAAAACATTGTTGTAGCTTTTGAGAGGATATAATAGGAAGCTTCAAAGACTTGGGATCAGAATTTGGGACACATTCAACATTCCTACAATAGGCGGTGCACACTTCTCCGCAAACATCTCTATTTGAGTTACATTTTGGATATCTATTTCACACACAATTTGATATTGTTTGTGGAAAACAAGGAGCCTATTCAGTAGTGTCAAAAAAGCTGAAAAATTCATTGGGTCGAAGAGAAATCCATGTCAATGTGCAAAATCAAACAAGGACATCTCAATCTAAGTACAAAATATACCTTGACCAATATAGGAAGGAGCATCAGTTTAAGGTTGGGGACATGGTTTCTGTAGTGCCCCTTTTTCTGAAATCAAGCCAAGTTGAAACTTGAATCCAAAGCACCCAATATATAATTTCCATGGGTTTTGGGAATTTCGCACTAAGGAAATgggattaaaattataataaaGAGGGCCTAAAGTAAAGTTAAAATGTAAAATAAGGTTTCTTATAATTAAATCTTATTTTAAATAATTCCTCTCAAATGTCCATCAAaggtcatgaagcaaatttgaagagTTATGTCTTTTAGAGGAAAACTCTATCTAAGAGAGGTCAAGCAAGGAGGCATATTAATAAACCATTTTATTTTCTGATTTCTATTCCTTATTTGAGCATTGGACTGCGGCTTAATTAATCACAGGATGATATCCTTTTAGGCCTGGAATTGTAGGTCAAAAACCCACAATTCCTTGGAGTGATTTCACGCAGAAATCACCAttgtgcatatttaattaatttttagacTTTTAGTCTGTCTTGCCTTTTGAGGTGGCTTGCTCTGCACCATTGATATTTGACTTGGAATCATTTCAGGGTCTATGCTTTCAGTTGTTGATCTCTCACCTAGGATCAATCTGGATTTAGATTCCCATCATCTGCTCTTTAAGGGTTGATATTGCTTAAAATTGCTGGCAATAATCATTGTGAAATCTTTGTCATAAGTCTGGTTTTGTAAGGATAGATCATCTGCATACATTTACAGATCGTAAGTGGCAAGGATCATGACATATCATTGGTCCAACCAGGGCAGATCCTGTACAAATTCTGATATTATTCCGTACCGTGCTGTATTGCCTGATCATCAAACATTCATTGAAGTATAGAAAATATTGTTGCTGTGGGCTGCTGTGTATTGACATTGTTGATAATTACAGAAGTTTTAATATATCATTACAGCAGTTATGTTACATTAATGATAGATTCCAGAAGTTCTATCAATGCATAAGGATTAATTAGCTTTCATATGTAGGATTGTGTGGTTTTCTGCCAATACTACACTTGAAATCAAAtctgatcctgacttcattttttaTTTGTGAGATTGATTGGTGAAATTCATTGAGTGttaaatttaattagattaggAAAAGATCAAAGTATTCCATTGCAGTGTATTACAGTTTCCCTGTAGTAAGGACGGACTATCAGGTTAAAAAGCACGCCACTACCAACATAGGAAGGAGCTTCGCTAGAAGTTTGGAGGCATGGTTTGCCTTTATTTGAGCAAAGATAGTCTCCAAGGTAAGCAAGGAAGTTGAAGTCAATAGAGATAATATTGCAAGGTAGTGACAATGCATTCAAACTGCATTTGCCCTCCCACATATAGATGTAGTTGTTAGAGAGTGTGGAGAAATAATGTTTCTTTAATCATCCATGTTGAGTAAGAGGAGGAAGGGCAAGTATCGTCTTCAAGTATAGTCTTCACATTGTATGCACAAGTAGAATTAGAAGATGTAGCTCTGCAAAATAATTTTGGAAGAACAAAAAGTGGAGAGCAAGAGCATTATCTGGTTAGCCTTAAGGGGTGGCTACCAAGCAAGGCCATGTGGTATGCAAGGGAGAGTTGAGTTGTttcctcatttccttcaaaatTTAGGCTTTTTGTGGGACCAAAATCCTCCCATGGGAAGCTATGATTCAGAATATACCAAATAGATTCATTCGATGTGTCTATAATAAACAATGGGCCTCCAAGCACCAAACAAACAACCCAAAATATCAATGCTATGTGACGAGACACAACAAAAGTCATGGAAGGCCATCCATTTGAACTCCAACCTGTATCAACACCCTTGAGGAAATGGGCTAACTGACCCCCAGGAAGCTATGCGAACTCCTGCAGGCTGGAAAAAAATGATCAGGATGGAATCCTAGCTAACAAATCTAACACCACAATAACATGTCACAACAAATAATTTTTCAGCAGGGATATTTGGGGACAAATTAACTCAACTTCTAGGGGACAAGTTAATTCAACTGGCACGTGGTACTAGTTTGTTACTTTTGGGGAATAAAACACTGTTTTTCAACAGTAGGGGATTTCCTTTTGGTAGTTTTGTGCAGTGTTCAGCAGTGCTGGAGGTTGTTTTAACGAACAGGTTAAAGGGTGTGAGATTGGTGAAGGAACCATGTTCAGTGTGTCAAAATGATCTTTTGGTTTATTAAACTGCAACACTTATGTAATTTGAATTGTAATCAGTGGTTGATTGAAGGAAAACAATCTTTCTTTTGATTGAAATATACATAATTGGGTTTCGGATACTTATATTGCTTTGTGTGTCCATGATTACTGTAGCtgttttctttttatttatgtTAATTTTCCATTTCTGCAGCAGCGCAGCTAGAATCACAGTTAATGAAAGCATGTTTTAAGTTTGTTTGCAGTTCACATAAAGGTAGTAGTTTGTATGTTAAGACCTATGTTGGTGAGTTGTTTGGGGAATATCTTGATAACATCATAACTACAGATATGTAGTAATACAATATTATTCATCGTCAAGGTAATCCAGGTAGTAGGATGCTTGACATACACCTTCCTTAtatgtgatccatgtgatggtgaGTTTTTGTCTCTTTCTTGAGTGCTGCTAGTCCAAGAACTGGAACAAGGAATTATAAGACATTTTGAGGATGGTAGATTTCATGTTTGTAATCAAACTGATCAATTATGAAAAGTTCTGGCCTTCCTTATACTTGATCCACGTGGTAATAAATTCCTCATCATCTAAATTTTGCTGATTCAAGGAACTGAGTGAGGAATTTAGAGACAATTTGAGTGGGCAGATTTTATGTTTGTTATCAAGCTGATTGATGATAAATGTGTTGAGCTGTAAGAACCATTAATCCATTGCTTTGGCTTCAATTTCACATTTAAATCTAAGTTGTCAGATGGGCTATAAGGGTTTGCCAGAATGGCTAATAACTTTCCCTAGTTTTGGTATGGCAAATATTATATATCAATAATATAAGAATAAATAGAATTATAAATATTAATGTAATAgtatacaaataaataataatattataattgtatTTTACATGGGAAACTTTTTTTTAGCTAAATCTATCTAGGCTAGGCACCCATTTAAATCTAAGTTGTTAGATGGGGTATCCGTATAAGGGTTTGCCAGAATGGCTAATAACTTTCCCTAGTTTTGGTATGGCAAATATTTTATATCAATAATATAAGAATAAATAgaattataaatataaattaaataaatattaatttaatagtatacaaataaataataatattataattttattttacatGGTAAACTTTTTTTTAGCTAAATCTACCTAGGCTAGGCACCCAGGAGCCACAAAAATGGCATCAAAGCTCAGATCCTAGTAACCACTAGTTGACCAGATCCACCATTAAACAAGTGATCTTCATAATTCTAAAAACCCACCAACTCTATTGACCATCCTACAAAACCTCGCTAGCAAAAAGCTGAGACCTCTGTGCTGTACTCCAAACAAACGTCAATGAGAAGATACATCCACACAAAAATCAAATCTGGGCTTCATACATAGCATATATATACACAATCTGCTACAATGACGTACAGAGATGTGCCATTCTAAACACAGACCATCCAAAAAAAAGCAAAACACTAACATTAGTCCACCTTTTATTCAACCTTAAGCACTGTATACAACAAAAATATTGTTTCCATTGGGCAATAGGAGGGCAAGTTACTATGGCCTGCCCTGCTGCAAAGTCTTTATGCTAAAAGAACCAGAGGGAGGACAAAGTAAACAAGCCTCTCCACACCCACATACACAATTACATTTATGACATTTACCCCCCTTTCTACGGGTTCATCCTCCAACTTGGTGTGTTGCAATAACAATTAGGAAATTTTAAACTATCTTCATTATCCCCTTCATATACTTTCTAGCAACTCATGTAGATGATCCAGATGACAGTTATTATTTATAGAAGGCTTCCACCCAGTTTGCAACCACTTCAATATCATCATGAAGAAGGTAGGCACCTGCCACCGTCAAGAACATAGAGGCGCAACTTAAATACTGAGCTGTGTGAAAGACATTTTGCCTCCCCACAGACTGGTCTGGATCCAACAATAGTTTTTGCAATCCCTCTCTTATACCCCCATAGGGGGATCCCATCCATGTCTCTAGCTAACTTCGATATCTGCTGCAGCCAGACCTGCAAGTTGGGATTTGATATCTCCCTCTCTAGAAATTGGAGACTAAAATCCCAAAACAAGCTCCTCATCTGAAAGAAATCACTTTCAACCCAAAGCTTTTGACACCAACTTCAGGCAAGACCCGTCCTTTCAACTTCATCCCACTTCATTCAGTATGCCTCTTTCCTATGTGCCAAAATCTGCAGAGAGATCTGCCACTTTGCTGCACAGCTGTAGGTAACAATATCTCTTATTTTGGGCCTTAGGTTGTAAGGACAAAAGCCTCACGCACAACCTAGCATGTGGGAGAACTACAAATGCATGTACTCACAGCCTACTAATGTTTTTTCATGGCTATGATGTAACTTCCTAGGGCTAACCTCTTACCAATGCACTACAAGAAAAGATGGTTGAGTGGATGACTAAATAGGATGTACAAGATGCTTGAGTCCATGAAATATGAGAGTAATCCACTCTTTGTCTTCACTTTGCAAGGCATAAAGTTCTTGCAAGCTTAACTAAAAATGAATGTTTGTAATGGGAGAGTCCTTCGATTCTCTCCTAAATTCATATGCCCTACCTGAATATGAGAGTTTGGGTTATCCTACTAGAGGCTTGCTCAGAGGCTTTCTATTAGTCACAATTATTTTCAAGAGGAAAACTTTATCTAAAGTGACCAAAGAGCATCTTCTATTTATTTTCATGAGAACAAGGTTACTATGATATGGGTATGGTCTGTGTATTGTTGTCATTTTTATGACATCCTTGGTCTATTAGTGAGAACCAATCAGAGATATGTtgcatggaccagcgctgccccaatTGATTTAGGACAAGGCCAATGGTCATGAAGTGTTAAGTGTTGTCTTGTCGGGAGGCAAGTTCCCAAGCCTTCTGAATTCCAAAACCTCGAAATCCCAGAAcccccaagttccaagccttttcctcatgACCTTGGAATCTTGGAATGCCCAAGTTCCAAGCTTTTTCCTCATGCACCCAAAATCCTAGAAcccccaagttccaagccttttcctcatgaccccggaaccccaagttccaagccttttccttgtGACCCCAGAATCCTGAAACCCCCAAGTTCCAAGCCTTATCCTCATGGCCTCAGAATCTTGGAAACTTTTTCCTCATGACCTCGAAATCTCAGAACCCtcaagttccaagccttttcctcatgATCCCAAccaacactcaaggctcttaatgctccaccaGCCCCTGTGACTTGtctactttcattcatggagctacaggagcacatttaatgttttttgcaGGAGTACCATCAAGTGGAGTCTagggccatgcttatttatg
The nucleotide sequence above comes from Cryptomeria japonica chromosome 11, Sugi_1.0, whole genome shotgun sequence. Encoded proteins:
- the LOC131072285 gene encoding hydroxyproline O-galactosyltransferase GALT2 isoform X2, which gives rise to MKKGKLEVNGGGRLRFIHILLGFAGMYMLFLSLEFTELFRPSSFISRNEGTKSLDDLIREGFGDWENELGEHEKVLFKSAYKDTFHKSVDDSQNAPQRPQKESFRVLQATGLESKNVIKAEYGRISGAILDHMNKTKGMSELQRMANDAWVIGLKAWKEAEATVLQGNQSIGDKGGELVEICPQSISLSGDEVEKSLRLMFLPCGLTLGSSITLIGKPRPAHNENSLSTLVSQFMLELQGLKTVDGEEPPRILHFNPRLKGDWSGRPVIEQNTCYRMQWGTAQRCEGWRSREEEDAVDGFVKCEKWIRDDDEGPKESKTTWWLNRFIGREMKPAMDWPFPFVENRLFVLTLRAGLEGYHMNVDGRHVTSFPYRTNARKEVNLQLKKEADYYGDMIIVPFMDRYELVVLKTVAICEYGVQNLSAKYIMKCDDDTFVRVDTILKEIKLTPHKHGLYMGNLNLFHKPLRMGKWAVTYEEWPEEDYPTYANGPGYIISNDIANFVASQHANQSLRLFKMEDVSMGMWVEQFNASSQVQYSHNWKFCQYGCTDDYYTAHYQSPRQMLCMWDKLLKGKVECCSL
- the LOC131072285 gene encoding hydroxyproline O-galactosyltransferase GALT2 isoform X1; this encodes MKKGKLEVNGGGRLRFIHILLGFAGMYMLFLSLEFTELFRPSSFISRNEGTKSLDDLIREGFGDWENELGEHEKVLFKSAYKDTFHKSVDDSQNAPQRPQKESFRVLQATGLESKNVIKAEYGRISGAILDHMNKTKGMSELQRMANDAWVIGLKAWKEAEATVLQGNQSIGDKGGELVEICPQSISLSGDEVEKSLRLMFLPCGLTLGSSITLIGKPRPAHNENSLSTLVSQFMLELQGLKTVDGEEPPRILHFNPRLKGDWSGRPVIEQNTCYRMQWGTAQRCEGWRSREEEDAVDGFVKCEKWIRDDDEGPKESKTTWWLNRFIGREMKPAMDWPFPFVENRLFVLTLRAGLEGYHMNVDGRHVTSFPYRTGFVLEDATGLSINGDIDIHSVFATSLPTSHQSLSNQRDSNMSKLLKAPPFPKGPVDLFIGILSASNHFTERTAVRKTWMQSELIRSSKAVARFFVAVNARKEVNLQLKKEADYYGDMIIVPFMDRYELVVLKTVAICEYGVQNLSAKYIMKCDDDTFVRVDTILKEIKLTPHKHGLYMGNLNLFHKPLRMGKWAVTYEEWPEEDYPTYANGPGYIISNDIANFVASQHANQSLRLFKMEDVSMGMWVEQFNASSQVQYSHNWKFCQYGCTDDYYTAHYQSPRQMLCMWDKLLKGKVECCSL